The proteins below come from a single Corylus avellana chromosome ca3, CavTom2PMs-1.0 genomic window:
- the LOC132175768 gene encoding transcription factor MYB1-like — MAPKNDGPAKKVMNKGAWTAEEDQKLSQYIEIHGAKRWKTIALKAGLNRCGKSCRLRWLNYLRPNIKRGNISDAEEDLILRLHKLLGNRWSLIAGRLPGRTDNEIKNYWNSHLSKKINQNEKTREPSSAHEITPQKTDMEGAKVSGTSEGNFDVNEFFDFTVEGSYGLDWVNKFLELDEDSWLTKKGEHCVI; from the exons aTGGCTCCAAAAAACGATGGACCGGCAAAGAAAGTAATGAACAAAGGAGCATGGACAGCAGAGGAAGATCAAAAATTGTCTCAGTACATTGAAATCCATGGTGCAAAGAGGTGGAAGACAATTGCACTCAAAGCAG gtTTAAATCGATGTGGGAAGAGTTGCAGATTGAGATGGTTGAATTATCTGAGACCCAATATCAAAAGAGGCAACATATCAGATGCAGAAGAGGACTTGATACTTAGGCTTCATAAGCTATTGGGGAACAG GTGGTCTTTAATTGCTGGGAGACTTCCAGGACGAACCGACAACGAGATAAAGAATTATTGGAATTCTCATTTGagcaagaaaataaatcaaaatgagaaaacaCGAGAACCTTCGTCTGCACACGAGATTACGCCTCAGAAGACGGATATGGAGGGTGCTAAAGTAAGTGGGACTTCTGAGGGAAATTTTGATGTAAATGAGTTCTTTGACTTCACCGTTGAAGGATCATACGGTCTAGATTGGGTGAACAAATTTCTTGAACTTGACGAGGATTCTTGGCTCACTAAAAAAGGTGAGCATtgtgtaatataa
- the LOC132174839 gene encoding uncharacterized protein LOC132174839: MAAPFFSTPFQPYVYQSPQDAVIPFQILGGEAQVVQIMLKSQERIIAKPGSMCFMSGSIEMENVYAPENEVGMWQWLFGKSVSSIVFRNPGPSDGFVGIAAPSLARILPIDLAMFSGEILCQPDAFLCSINDVKVSNTVDQRARNIITGAEGFLRQKLSGQGLAFIVAGGSVVQKILEVGEVLAVDVSCIVALTTTVNVQIKYNGPMRRAVFGGENLVTAVLTGPGIVFIQSLPFHRLSQRIARAVTSPNMRENPKFFIQIAIFFFLAYVVIVSSLILTDV; the protein is encoded by the exons ATGGCTGCACCGTTTTTCTCAACGCCTTTCCAACCTTACGTCTACCAG AGTCCGCAAGATGCTGTGATACCTTTTCAGATTTTGGGTGGTGAAGCTCAGGTGGTTCAG ATAATGTTGAAGTCACAAGAAAGGATCATTGCAAAACCTG GTTCCATGTGCTTCATGTCTGGGTCCATTGAAATGGAAAATGTTTATGCCCCTGAAAATGAAGTAGGTATGTGGCAATGGCTTTTCGGGAAGAGTGTGAGTAGTATAGTTTTTCGTAATCCTGGTCCAAGTGATGGGTTTGTTGGAATTGCCGCACCTTCTCTTGCGAGAATTCTCCCG ATTGATTTGGCAATGTTCAGTGGAGAAATTTTATGTCAG CCAGATGCATTCCTTTGCTCCATCAATGATGTGAAGGTCAGTAATACAGTTGATCAGAGGGCACGTAACATCATCACTGGTGCAGAG GGATTTCTGAGGCAGAAGCTATCCGGCCAAGGACTTGCATTCATAGTTGCGGGTGGATCTG TTGTACAGAAAATTCTTGAAGTGGGTGAGGTATTAGCTGTTGATGTATCTTGCATTGTTGCCCTGACAACCACTGTCAATGTTCAAATCAAGTACAATGGTCCTATGAGAAGAGCTGTTTTTGGG GGTGAGAATCTAGTAACAGCTGTTCTAACCGGACCAGGCATCGTCTTCATCCAGAGTTTACCCTTTCACCGACTCTCTCAGCGCATTGCCAG GGCTGTTACATCCCCCAACATGAGGGAAAATCCGAAGTTCTTCATTCAGAtagccattttcttttttctggcaTATGTGGTGATTGTATCTTCATTAATCTTGACCGACGTTTGA
- the LOC132173309 gene encoding probable glycosyltransferase At5g03795, producing the protein MKRSLWCIAIILMKELIRRCVGYKVDWRTLFLVGAILTIAGVVFQMFSLPYSLEIWFLSPHVTVSSYESLNSTIPLSETLTKARVEEFQFVLAAPVVSVNSSIKLIQSMPVEPKRVTAPMRKNSKSKSISRRRKKNIKLDDKPKLLPPLPPRKIVPSRFQRYIWSLSPNEALMYAKKEIEHAPVVIDDPELFSPLFRNISVFKRSYKLMEMTLKVFIYPDGARPIFHEPHLSGIYASEGWFMKLIEANRQFVTRDPEKAHLFYLPYSARQLQMTLYVPESHNMRPLSIFLRDYVNMIAAKYPFWNRTHGSDHFLAACHDWGPYTVTEHEELSRNTIKALCNADQSEGVFVAGKDVSLPETTIRTPRRPLRNVGGNRVSQRPILAFFAGNMHGRVRPTLLKYWRDKDEDMRIYGPLPDRVSRKMSYVQHMKSSKYCLCPMGYEVNSPRIVEAIYYECVPVIIADNFVLPFSEVLDWSAFSVVVAEQDIPKLKEILLAIPLRRYLNMQTNVKMVQKHFLWNPRPIRYDLFHMILHSIWFNRLNQIQITNS; encoded by the exons ATGAAAAGATCATTGTGGTGCATTGCCATTATCCTGATGAAGGAACTTATCCGCCGTTGTGTGGGGTACAAAGTTGATTGGAGAACACTGTTTTTGGTTGGGGCCATTTTGACAATAGCTGGTGTTGTGTTTCAGATGTTTAGCCTTCCTTATTCCCTGGAGATATGGTTTCTGTCACCACATGTTACAGTTTCATCATATGAATCTTTGAATAGTACTATTCCATTGAGTGAGACCCTCACTAAGGCAAGGGTCGAAGAGTTTCAGTTTGTTCTAGCTGCCCCTGTTGTTTCAGTGAATTCTTCTATTAAGTTGATCCAATCAATGCCAGTTGAGCCGAAGAGAGTGACTGCTCCCATGAGGAAAAATTCTAAATCTAAATCTATATctagaagaaggaaaaagaatatCAAACTAGATGACAAGCCAAAGCTGCTACCTCCTCTCCCTCCTCGTAAAATAGTGCCTTCTCGCTTCCAG AGATACATTTGGTCCTTGTCACCAAATGAGGCGCTGATGTATGCTAAAAAAGAGATTGAGCATGCTCCAGTAGTTATTGATGATCCTGAGCTATTTTCCCCTTTGTTTCGGAACATTTCTGTTTTCAAAAG GAGCTACAAATTGATGGAAATGACACTTAAAGTGTTCATTTACCCTGATGGAGCGAGGCCTATATTTCACGAACCTCATCTCAGTGGAATTTATGCTTCTGAAGGATGGTTCATGAAGTTGATAGAGGCAAACAGGCAATTTGTGACGAGAGACCCTGAAAAGGCTCACTTATTTTATTTGCCTTATAGTGCACGCCAGCTGCAAATGACACTCTATGTGCCTGAGTCACATAATATGAGACCGCTGTCAATCTTCCTGAGGGACTATGTGAACATGATTGCTGCCAAGTATCCCTTCTGGAACCGCACACATGGATCAGATCATTTCCTCGCCGCTTGCCACGACTGG GGCCCTTACACAGTGACTGAACATGAGGAGCTAAGCAGAAACACCATAAAAGCTCTATGCAATGCAGACCAATCAGAAGGAGTTTTTGTGGCTGGAAAGGATGTTTCCCTCCCAGAAACTACCATAAGGACCCCTAGAAGACCTCTTAGAAATGTTGGCGGGAATAGAGTCTCACAGCGCCCTATTCTTGCCTTCTTTGCAGGAAACATGCATGGGAGAGTCCGTCCCACACTGCTCAAGTATTGGAGAGATAAGGATGAAGACATGAGAATCTATGGGCCTCTGCCAGATAGAGTCTCCAGAAAGATGTCTTATGTTCAACACATGAAAAGTAGTAAATACTGTTTGTGCCCAATGGGGTATGAAGTGAACAGCCCTAGGATTGTTGAGGCTATATATTATGAGTGTGTTCCTGTAATTATTGCAGATAATTTTGTGCTTCCTTTCAGTGAAGTGCTGGACTGGAGTGCTTTCTCTGTTGTTGTGGCTGAGCAGGATATTCCCAAGCTGAAGGAGATTTTGTTGGCTATTCCTCTCAGAAGATATCTCAACATGCAAACTAATGTCAAGATGGTGCAGAAGCATTTTCTTTGGAACCCTAGACCAATTAGATATGATTTGTTTCATATGATTCTTCATTCAATATGGTTTAACAGGCTGAACCAGATTCAAATCACAAATTCCTAG